The following proteins are encoded in a genomic region of Tenebrio molitor chromosome 7, icTenMoli1.1, whole genome shotgun sequence:
- the ChT gene encoding high-affinity choline transporter 1, whose protein sequence is MINVAGVISIIIFYVLILGVGIWAGRKKEAGNDSEEEVMLAGRNIGLFVGIFTMTATWVGGGYINGTAEIIYTTGLVWCQAPFGYALSLVFGGIFFANKMRQQGYITMLDPLQDSFGERMGGLLFLPALCGEVFWAAGILAALGATLSVIIDMDHRTSVIFSACIAVFYTLFGGLYSVAYTDVIQLFCIFIGLWMCIPFAWTNEHVASLSDMDVDWIGEIKREEYFYYVDYGLLLIFGGIPWQVYFQRVLSSKSAGRAQLLSYVAAFGCILMAIPPVLIGAIAKGTAWNETGYKGPYPLTTDESSMILPMVLQYLTPDFVSFFGLGAVSAAVMSSADSSVLSASSMFARNVYKLIFRQKASEMEIIWVMRVSILIVGVLATIMALTIPSIYGLWSMCSDLVYVILFPQLLMVVHFKNYCNTYGSLAAYLIAFFVRLLGGEPQMGLDAFVHFPGWDEENQRQLFPFRTLAMVISLITLIAVSWWTKWVFETGRLAPGYDFFRCVVNIPEDVQRVGDPVEEGEQMSMMTSGAMGKLYGAATMVGKDERNGRINPALEADDDVLPADIEKLRGSVSSGGGIRSGTHPDIQTTL, encoded by the exons ATGATTAACGTGGCGGGAGTCATCTCCATCATCATCTTCTACGTCCTGATCCTGGGTGTGGGGATATGGGCGGGTCGGAAGAAGGAGGCCGGGAACGACTCCGAAGAGGAGGTCATGCTCGCGGGCCGCAACATCGGGTTGTTCGTCGGCATCTTCACCATGACAG CTACGTGGGTCGGTGGAGGCTACATCAACGGCACGGCCGAGATCATTTACACCACGGGGCTGGTCTGGTGCCAGGCGCCCTTCGGGTACGCCCTCAGTCTGGTCTTCGGAGGGATCTTCTTCGCCAATAAGATGCGGCAGCAGGGTTACATCACCATGCTGGATCCTCTGCAGGACTCTTTCGGCGAGAGGATGGGAGGCCTCCTCTTCCTCCCGGCCCTCTGCGGAGAGGTGTTCTGGGCGGCTGGGATTCTCGCAGCTCTCGGGGCCACTTTGAGCGTCATCATCGACATGGATCACAGAACTAGCGTCATTTTCAGCGCCTGCATTGCCGTTTTCTACACTCTTTTCGGGGGGTTGTACTCGGTGGCCTACACCGACGTCATTCAGTTGTTTTGTATATTCATCGGACTCTGGATGTGCATTCCGTTCGCTTGGACCAACGAACACGTCGCCTCCTTGTCGGACATGGACGTCGACTGGATCGGCGAGATCAAAAGAGAAGAATATTTTTACTACGTAGACTACGGACTGTTATTGATCTTTGGGGGGATCCCGTGGCAGGTCTATTTCCAGAGGGTGCTGTCGAGCAAGTCTGCCGGACGGGCGCAACTCCTGTCGTACGTCGCAGCTTTCGGTTGCATCCTGATGGCCATACCGCCGGTACTGATCGGAGCGATCGCCAAAGGAACCG CGTGGAACGAGACGGGCTACAAGGGACCCTACCCGCTCACCACGGACGAAAGCAGCATGATCTTGCCGATGGTACTGCAGTACTTGACCCCCGATTTCGTGTCTTTCTTCGGACTAGGCGCGGTTTCGGCAGCCGTGATGTCTTCGGCGGACTCGAGCGTACTTTCGGCGAGCTCCATGTTCGCCAGAAACGTCTACAAACTAATTTTCCGGCAGAAGGCCTCCGAGATGGAGATAATCTGGGTGATGCGCGTCTCCATCCTCATCGTAGGAGTACTGGCAACAATCATGGCTTTAACAATTCCTTCCATTTATGGTTTATG GTCGATGTGTTCCGACTTGGTTTACGTCATCTTGTTCCCCCAGCTGCTGATGGTGGTCCACTTCAAGAACTATTGCAACACTTACGGCAGCCTCGCGGCTTATCTCATTGCGTTTTTCGTTCGGTTGTTGGGCGGCGAGCCCCAGATGGGTCTCGACGCCTTCGTCCACTTCCCCGGATGGGACGAAGAGAATCAGCGCCAGTTGTTCCCGTTCAGGACGTTAGCCATGGTGATCTCGCTGATCACTCTGATTGCGGTTTCTTGGTGGACGAAATGGGTGTTCGAGACTGGCAGGCTCGCACCTGGGTACGATTTCTTCCGGTGCGTCGTCAACATCCCCGAGGACGTGCAGAGGGTCGGGGATCCGGTCGAAGAAGGCGAGCAGATGTCCATGATGACCTCCGGGGCCATGGGGAAGCTCTACGGGGCGGCCACGATGGTCGGCAAGGACGAGAGGAACGGCAGGATCAATCCGGCTTTGGAGGCGGACGACGACGTCTTGCCTGCGGACATCGAAAAATTGAGGGGGTCGGTCAGCAGCGGCGGCGGGATCAGGTCGGGCACCCATCCGGACATCCAGACCACGCTTTGA
- the fbp gene encoding fructose-1,6-bisphosphatase 1, translated as MSGSPALDSNSITLTRFVLAEQKKVPHATGELTQLLNSIQTAVKVISSAVRRAGITQLFGTVGQTNVQGEEVKKLDVLANELFINMLSSSYTVALLVSEENETIIEIETDKRGKYIVAFDPLDGSSNIDCLVSIGSIFAIMKKEDNTATPSLKDALQPGNKVVAAGYALYGSATMMVLSLGRGVHGFMLDPSIGEFILTDSNMRVPSRGKIYAINEGYTHLWDDAIKEYVQNKKDPAKGKPYNARYVGSMVADVHRTIKYGGIFIYPATKESPNGKLRLLYECIPMAYLMSQAGGLASNGQISILDVQPHDLHQRSPIFLGSKEDVEDVLALIKKHSK; from the exons ATGTCGGGTTCACCGGCTCTAGATTCCAACAGTATCACTTTGACAAGATTCGTTCTtgccgaacaaaaaaaagtgcCTCACGCCACCGGCGAACTGACTCAACTCCTAAACTCGATCCAGACGGCCGTCAAAGTTATCAGCAGTGCAGTCCGGAGGGCCGGCATAACGCAATT ATTCGGCACTGTCGGGCAAACAAATGTGCAAGGCGAAGAAGTCAAGAAACTCGACGTTTTGGCGAACGAGCTCTTCATCAACATGCTCTCGTCCTCCTACACCGTCGCTCTTTTGGTCTCTGAAGAAAACGAGACTATTATTGAG ATTGAAACGGACAAACGCGGCAAATACATCGTGGCCTTCGATCCGCTTGATGGTTCTTCGAATATCGACTGTCTGGTCTCGATCGGATCGATTTTTGCCATCATGAAGAAAGAGGATAACACcgctacgccctcgttaaaAGATGCCTTGCAACCGGGAAACAAAGTGGTGGCTGCTGGTTACGCTTTGTACGGTAGTGCGACCATGATGGTCCTTTCGTTAGGTAGAGGTGTGCACGGCTTCATGCTCGATCCTTCGATCGGTGAATTTATCCTGACCGACAGCAACATGAGGGTTCCTAGTAGAGGTAAAATTTATGCGATAAATGAAGGTTACACGCATCTGTGGGACGACGCGATTAAGGAGTACGTCCAAAACAAGAAGGATCCTGCCAAAGGTAAACCCTACAACGCGAGGTACGTTGGTTCGATGGTCGCAGACGTGCACAGGACTATAAAATATGGCGGGATCTTTATATACCCGGCCACGAAGGAATCTCCAAATGGAAAA ttgaGACTACTGTACGAATGTATTCCGATGGCTTATTTGATGAGCCAAGCCGGGGGATTGGCCTCTAACGGTCAGATTTCGATTTTGGACGTGCAACCGCACGATTTGCATCAAAGATCTCCGATATTTCTAGGTTCTAAAGAGGACGTCGAGGATGTTTTAGCTCTGATAAAGAAACATTCCAAATAA
- the LOC138134817 gene encoding trypsin II-P29-like isoform X2, with the protein MKPTVFSVFLFSNAFLISARFNGYRGADVGYYKYPWYAVLRTHNTQLVCAGSLIGPKTVLTVAHCYKPWFQSVADGFTTFEEIYEIVLGVYNVCISEKTQKTFAAEKVIIHEKYTNGSAYHDIALIILNGTARDYTPICLPKPVQTLPSNGIAIGFGKESHSATMLPCNMREVQLKIYSDEECRDMFQKNNETIDEAVNILCAGDLQGGKDTCQGDSGGPFQTTDEDGKYIVTGLVSFGFGCARNGTLGIYTYVANYTEWIEEKIELTSSTEE; encoded by the exons atgaaacctacagtattttctgtattccttTTCTCAAATGCGTTCCTGATTTCTGCTAGATTCAACGGATATA gAGGGGCGGACGTAGGTTACTACAAGTATCCCTGGTATGCTGTTCTTCGCACTCATAATACACAACTTGTCTGCGCAGGTTCTTTAATAGGaccaaaaactgtgttaacaGTAGCTCATTGTTACAAACCATGGTTTCAATCTGTTGCTGATGG atttacGACGTTTGAGGAAATTTATGAAATAGTGTTAGGAGTATACAACGTATGCATAAGTGAGAAAACTCAAAAAACCTTTGCTGCTGAAAAAGTAATTATTCATGAAAAGTACACGAACGGCTCGGCATACCACGACATCGCACTGATAATATTGAATGGGACGGCTAGGGACTACACACCCATTTGTCTTCCTAAACCTG TCCAAACCCTACCAAGTAATGGAATAGCTATTGGTTTCGGTAAAGAATCACACTCTGCAACGATGCTTCCTTGTAATATGCGAGAAGTGCAACTTAAAATATATTCAGACGAGGAGTGTCGAGACATGTTCCAGAAAAATAACGAAACTATTGACGAAGCAGTGAATATCTTGTGTGCTGGAGATTTGCAGGGAGGGAAGGATACGTGTCAAGGTGATAGTGGCGGACCCTTCCAGACTACAGATGAAGATGGAAAGTACATCGTAACGG GATTAGTATCATTTGGATTTGGTTGTGCAAGAAACGGAACTTTAGGGATCTATACATACGTAGCAAATTATACTGAGTggattgaagaaaaaattgaacTTACATCATCTACGGAAGAATAA
- the LOC138134817 gene encoding trypsin II-P29-like isoform X1: MKPTVFSVFLFSNAFLISARFNGYRSKCGRLLQTEEKIVGGADVGYYKYPWYAVLRTHNTQLVCAGSLIGPKTVLTVAHCYKPWFQSVADGFTTFEEIYEIVLGVYNVCISEKTQKTFAAEKVIIHEKYTNGSAYHDIALIILNGTARDYTPICLPKPVQTLPSNGIAIGFGKESHSATMLPCNMREVQLKIYSDEECRDMFQKNNETIDEAVNILCAGDLQGGKDTCQGDSGGPFQTTDEDGKYIVTGLVSFGFGCARNGTLGIYTYVANYTEWIEEKIELTSSTEE, from the exons atgaaacctacagtattttctgtattccttTTCTCAAATGCGTTCCTGATTTCTGCTAGATTCAACGGATATA GATCAAAATGTGGAAGACTTTTgcaaacagaagaaaaaattgtaggAGGGGCGGACGTAGGTTACTACAAGTATCCCTGGTATGCTGTTCTTCGCACTCATAATACACAACTTGTCTGCGCAGGTTCTTTAATAGGaccaaaaactgtgttaacaGTAGCTCATTGTTACAAACCATGGTTTCAATCTGTTGCTGATGG atttacGACGTTTGAGGAAATTTATGAAATAGTGTTAGGAGTATACAACGTATGCATAAGTGAGAAAACTCAAAAAACCTTTGCTGCTGAAAAAGTAATTATTCATGAAAAGTACACGAACGGCTCGGCATACCACGACATCGCACTGATAATATTGAATGGGACGGCTAGGGACTACACACCCATTTGTCTTCCTAAACCTG TCCAAACCCTACCAAGTAATGGAATAGCTATTGGTTTCGGTAAAGAATCACACTCTGCAACGATGCTTCCTTGTAATATGCGAGAAGTGCAACTTAAAATATATTCAGACGAGGAGTGTCGAGACATGTTCCAGAAAAATAACGAAACTATTGACGAAGCAGTGAATATCTTGTGTGCTGGAGATTTGCAGGGAGGGAAGGATACGTGTCAAGGTGATAGTGGCGGACCCTTCCAGACTACAGATGAAGATGGAAAGTACATCGTAACGG GATTAGTATCATTTGGATTTGGTTGTGCAAGAAACGGAACTTTAGGGATCTATACATACGTAGCAAATTATACTGAGTggattgaagaaaaaattgaacTTACATCATCTACGGAAGAATAA
- the LOC138134819 gene encoding trypsin-3-like produces MKPTLFSLFFFSNVFLISAGPQCGRSEKEEKIVGGNEVGYYKYSWIATLRLQNNPKQLVCGGSLIGPKTVLTAAHCYKPFFKSVADGETTFEDIYLIYLGGYNMCISEENTQIFTAEKVIIHEKYMDGDGSNYYDIALLILEDTAEDFTPICLPEAGQTLPSDGTAVGFGKESSSAWKLPCTMREVQLKIYSDEECRDMLEKNGESGDKLANAFCAGDLEGTKDTCQGDDGGPFQTRDEDGNYIVTGITSFGFGCGNKYTLGMYTYVANYTE; encoded by the exons atgaaaCCTACACTCttttctctattttttttctcaaatgtGTTCCTGATTTCTGCTG GACCACAATGTGGAAGGtcggaaaaagaagaaaaaattgtaggAGGGAACGAAGTAGGTTACTACAAGTATTCCTGGATTGCTACTCTTCGTCTTCAAAATAATCCTAAACAACTTGTCTGCGGAGGTTCTCTAATAGGaccaaaaactgtgttaacaGCAGCTCATTGTTacaaaccattttttaaatctgttgcTGACGG ggaAACGACGTTCGAGGACATTTATCTCATATACTTAGGAGGATACAACATGTGCATAAGTGAGGAAAATACACAAATCTTTACTGCTGAAAAAGTAATTATTCATGAAAAGTACATGGATGGCGATGGCTCGAATTACTACGACATCGCACTGTTAATACTCGAGGACACCGCTGAGGACTTCACACCCATTTGTCTGCCTGAAGCTG GACAAACCCTACCAAGTGATGGAACAGCTGTAGGTTTCGGTAAAGAATCATCCTCTGCATGGAAGCTTCCTTGTACTATGCGAGAGGTGCAACTTAAAATATATTCAGATGAGGAGTGTCGAGACATGCTCGAGAAAAATGGTGAAAGTGGTGACAAATTAGCGAATGCGTTCTGTGCTGGAGATTTGGAGGGAACGAAGGATACCTGTCAAGGTGATGATGGAGGACCCTTCCAGACTAGGGATGAAGATGGAAACTACATCGTAACGG GAATAACATCATTTGGATTTGGTTGCGGAAATAAATATACTTTGGGGATGTATACATACGTTGCAAATTATACTGAGTGA